Proteins from one Pelorhabdus rhamnosifermentans genomic window:
- a CDS encoding amino acid permease, translating to MKEKELNRGLKARHIELIALGGTIGVGLFMGSASTIKWAGPSVLLAYALAGIVMFFVMRIMGEMLFLEPVTGSFATYANKYIGPWAGYLTAWCYWFLWVTVGMSEVTAIGIYMHYWFPTLQAWIPALFGVAIVAAANLASVKYYGEFEFWFALIKVATIVVMLVIGFGIIFFGFGNGGQPIGLGNLFNNGGFFAGGWKGFLFALCLVTASYQGVELVGITAGEAQDPKNTLRKAIKNIIWRILIFYVGAIFVIVTIYPWNQVGLLGSPFVLTFAKVGIASAAGIINFVVLTAAMSGCNSGIYSAGRMLYTLAENGQAPKFLGKVSEQGVPSTAIHITIACLLVGVFLNYIYPNSKLFVYIYSASILPGMIPWFVLCISQIKFRKKWGSEMDTHPFKSSLFPISNYITIIFLCFVLVGMWFNEDTQVSLIVGAVFCAIITVFYYALGIGKKQLPEQLDEKLSTVDPE from the coding sequence ATGAAAGAAAAAGAACTAAACCGTGGGTTGAAAGCCCGCCACATTGAACTGATTGCTTTAGGTGGAACTATCGGGGTCGGACTCTTTATGGGTTCGGCAAGCACGATTAAGTGGGCGGGTCCTTCAGTGCTTCTGGCCTATGCGTTAGCAGGTATCGTGATGTTCTTTGTTATGCGCATTATGGGAGAAATGCTTTTCCTCGAACCAGTTACCGGTTCTTTTGCAACTTATGCCAATAAGTATATTGGTCCTTGGGCGGGCTATCTAACGGCTTGGTGTTATTGGTTTTTATGGGTTACAGTAGGAATGTCAGAGGTTACAGCTATTGGCATTTACATGCATTATTGGTTCCCTACGCTTCAGGCGTGGATACCGGCATTATTCGGAGTGGCAATCGTGGCGGCGGCTAATTTAGCTTCTGTCAAGTATTATGGGGAATTCGAATTTTGGTTCGCCCTGATTAAGGTAGCTACCATTGTGGTCATGCTTGTTATTGGGTTCGGAATTATTTTCTTTGGATTTGGTAATGGGGGTCAACCGATCGGTCTTGGAAACTTGTTTAATAATGGTGGCTTTTTTGCGGGTGGTTGGAAAGGTTTCTTGTTTGCACTTTGTCTGGTAACTGCTTCTTATCAAGGCGTAGAACTTGTTGGCATTACTGCCGGTGAGGCCCAAGATCCAAAAAATACCTTACGTAAAGCTATAAAAAATATTATCTGGCGTATTTTGATCTTTTACGTCGGTGCTATATTTGTGATTGTCACGATCTATCCTTGGAATCAAGTCGGTCTGCTTGGTAGTCCTTTTGTGTTGACCTTCGCAAAAGTCGGTATTGCTTCAGCTGCTGGTATTATCAATTTTGTAGTCCTTACTGCAGCAATGTCTGGTTGTAATAGTGGCATTTACAGTGCAGGTCGTATGCTTTACACGCTGGCTGAAAATGGTCAGGCTCCTAAATTCTTAGGTAAGGTTTCAGAGCAAGGTGTTCCCAGCACTGCGATTCACATTACAATTGCTTGCCTGCTAGTGGGTGTGTTCCTTAATTATATCTATCCAAATTCAAAATTGTTCGTTTATATTTACAGTGCTAGCATTCTTCCGGGAATGATTCCATGGTTTGTATTGTGCATTAGTCAAATTAAATTTAGAAAAAAATGGGGAAGTGAAATGGACACGCATCCATTCAAATCATCGCTATTTCCAATTAGTAACTATATAACAATTATCTTTTTATGCTTCGTCCTGGTGGGAATGTGGTTCAATGAAGATACTCAAGTATCCTTGATTGTTGGCGCGGTATTTTGTGCGATCATTACAGTATTTTATTATGCTCTCGGTATCGGCAAGAAACAGTTGCCAGAACAATTGGATGAGAAACTAAGTACCGTTGACCCGGAATAA